One Mycolicibacterium fortuitum subsp. fortuitum genomic window carries:
- a CDS encoding MCE family protein, which yields MIGRHRRLMIAAALIAVLAVVAGAGRYLITHRDRSITVTAQFDSAAGLYVGNLVAVLGVPVGQVTRVTPKGSYAEVDFTVDDNVAIPADVEAVTLSTSILTDRQIELSPPYRGGPTLRNGDTIGLHRTKTPVEFDRVLGMLDKLATSLRGDGAGGGPVADLQNAGDGLVSGHGEQIRGALDELSRALRLSSDGGARTRQQVTAIITNLGSLLDAAAGNDAKLREFGSTVRQLSQILAAEDFGSGTTGRQLNEVVEKTGQILSANRDLIRQGIANGDTSMQTLNDRQRELAEFFDVLPLMADNLYNAIDQRNGAIRAHFLADRMVFDGQMAKEVCNMMGLRQLGCSTGTLQDYGPDFGLTSMLDGLAAMGQK from the coding sequence ATGATCGGCCGGCACAGGCGTCTGATGATCGCCGCCGCGTTGATCGCCGTACTGGCGGTGGTCGCCGGCGCGGGCCGGTATCTGATCACCCATCGCGACCGCAGCATCACCGTCACCGCCCAGTTCGACAGTGCGGCAGGGCTGTACGTCGGAAATCTGGTGGCAGTACTGGGAGTTCCGGTCGGCCAGGTCACCCGGGTGACCCCGAAGGGCAGCTATGCCGAGGTCGACTTCACCGTCGACGACAACGTCGCGATACCAGCCGACGTCGAGGCGGTGACGTTGTCCACCTCGATCCTGACCGACCGCCAGATCGAGCTGTCACCGCCGTACCGAGGGGGACCGACGCTGCGCAACGGCGACACCATCGGTCTGCACCGCACCAAGACCCCGGTCGAGTTCGACCGGGTGCTCGGGATGCTGGACAAGCTGGCGACCTCTCTGCGCGGCGACGGGGCCGGCGGCGGTCCGGTGGCCGACCTGCAGAACGCGGGTGACGGTCTGGTCTCCGGGCACGGTGAGCAGATCAGGGGTGCCCTCGACGAACTGTCGCGCGCACTGCGGTTGAGTTCGGACGGTGGTGCTCGCACCCGGCAACAGGTGACCGCGATCATCACCAACCTCGGTTCGCTACTGGACGCAGCGGCGGGCAACGACGCGAAACTGCGTGAATTCGGGTCCACGGTGAGGCAACTCAGCCAGATCCTGGCCGCCGAGGACTTCGGTTCGGGGACCACAGGCAGGCAACTCAACGAGGTGGTGGAGAAGACCGGGCAGATCCTGTCGGCGAACCGGGATCTGATCAGGCAGGGAATCGCCAACGGCGACACCAGCATGCAGACCCTGAACGACCGCCAGCGCGAGCTGGCGGAGTTCTTCGACGTGCTTCCGCTGATGGCCGACAACCTCTACAACGCGATCGATCAACGCAACGGTGCCATCCGCGCGCATTTCCTGGCCGATCGCATGGTGTTCGACGGCCAGATGGCCAAGGAGGTCTGCAACATGATGGGTCTGCGCCAGCTCGGTTGCAGCACCGGCACCCTGCAGGATTACGGCCCGGACTTCGGGCTGACCAGCATGCTCGACGGTCTTGCGGCGATGGGCCAGAAATGA
- a CDS encoding MlaD family protein has protein sequence MADQASRKAWLGLLAVLTVGGLIAAMLLVKDAGIGYHRYTAEFVQAAALRADDIVAVAGIPVGTVTAVRLAGDHVEADIRVRDDVPVGRDTRAAIKVTTLFGSRYLDLRPGGDGGPDDRTIDLAHTEVPYDLQAALADSTTTFEQVDADRIAASLDVLSRQLDGLPAVVPQAMDNVRALSSVIAQRRDQLGSLLLNTERVTSMLRRQQSEIGNFIRQGQELVGEFVARSAAFHALMQSLQSVVGSLHTIAVHDRAALDGVLATMEQLSGKFAEQDALFRNLLQIAPVPIRQIANATGFGNAIETNAPAGALIDSWMCAISGRAEQFGMIPYLKDCK, from the coding sequence ATGGCTGACCAGGCTTCCAGGAAGGCCTGGCTCGGACTACTGGCCGTCCTCACGGTGGGAGGGCTGATCGCGGCGATGCTCCTGGTCAAGGATGCCGGCATCGGATATCACCGCTACACAGCCGAATTCGTCCAGGCGGCTGCCTTGCGTGCCGACGACATCGTGGCGGTCGCGGGCATCCCGGTGGGAACGGTCACCGCCGTCCGTCTCGCCGGGGACCACGTCGAGGCCGACATCCGCGTGCGCGACGACGTGCCGGTGGGCCGCGACACCCGTGCCGCGATCAAGGTGACCACATTGTTCGGCTCCCGTTATCTCGACCTGCGGCCGGGCGGCGACGGGGGACCCGACGACCGCACCATCGACCTGGCCCACACCGAGGTCCCCTACGATCTGCAAGCCGCCCTTGCGGATTCGACAACAACCTTCGAGCAGGTCGACGCCGATCGGATCGCTGCCTCGCTCGACGTCCTGAGCCGGCAACTGGACGGACTGCCGGCGGTCGTACCCCAGGCGATGGACAACGTGCGCGCGTTGTCGTCGGTGATCGCGCAGCGTCGCGACCAGTTGGGCAGTCTGCTGCTCAACACCGAACGCGTCACCAGCATGTTGCGGCGCCAGCAGTCCGAGATCGGCAATTTCATCCGTCAGGGCCAGGAACTCGTGGGCGAGTTCGTGGCGCGCTCGGCCGCCTTTCATGCGCTGATGCAGTCCCTGCAGTCGGTGGTGGGCTCGCTGCACACCATCGCGGTGCACGACCGGGCCGCACTGGACGGCGTGCTCGCCACCATGGAGCAGCTGAGCGGGAAGTTCGCCGAGCAGGATGCGTTGTTCCGGAACCTCCTGCAGATCGCGCCCGTCCCGATCCGTCAGATCGCGAACGCCACCGGGTTCGGCAATGCGATCGAGACCAACGCCCCGGCAGGCGCCCTGATCGATTCCTGGATGTGTGCCATCAGCGGGCGAGCAGAGCAGTTCGGGATGATCCCCTATCTGAAGGACTGCAAATGA
- a CDS encoding MCE family protein: MFRSALAADSIRRRGPLLGLSLFLVVATVLTWLVYVTLRRDVSGPATSYSAVFTDVFGLREGDDVRVAGVRVGRVQAIELQGTLAKVSFIVQDGHRLTSGTVASVNYQNIVGQRYLALDRGREGPVGELPVGAVIGVDRTEPSFDIGTLLNGYEPLFAVLDPEQVNNLTNAVVGSLQGDTAAITQLVDQTSVLTETFVGQDRTLDRVITGMDGVVGNLSGQNDNFERTITAARNAVAAFDNRREPLVSSLGSMTAVAGNLSRIAQDVQPTIRDMLNREPGYTRHMLDIEPQIAYTGLNTPLLLKGLSRVFGEGAYMNAYACDVNAYGFFPGLNDIVPIVVDAATPGGTAKHTPKCRSMANG; encoded by the coding sequence TGCCCTGGCGGCCGACTCGATACGACGCCGCGGCCCGCTGCTGGGCCTGTCCCTGTTCCTGGTGGTGGCCACGGTGCTGACCTGGCTCGTCTATGTCACGCTGCGGCGCGACGTCAGCGGCCCGGCCACGTCCTACTCGGCGGTGTTCACCGACGTCTTCGGACTGCGAGAGGGCGACGACGTGCGGGTGGCCGGGGTCAGGGTGGGCCGCGTCCAGGCGATCGAGTTGCAGGGCACCCTGGCGAAGGTGTCGTTCATCGTGCAGGACGGCCACCGCCTCACCAGCGGAACCGTCGCGTCGGTCAACTACCAGAACATCGTCGGACAGCGATATCTCGCATTGGACCGCGGTCGTGAAGGACCGGTCGGGGAGCTGCCGGTCGGGGCGGTGATCGGGGTGGACCGCACCGAGCCGTCTTTCGACATCGGCACCCTGCTCAACGGTTACGAGCCGTTGTTCGCCGTCCTGGACCCCGAGCAGGTGAACAACCTCACCAACGCCGTCGTCGGATCGCTGCAGGGCGACACCGCCGCCATCACCCAGTTGGTCGACCAGACATCGGTTCTCACCGAGACCTTCGTGGGTCAGGACCGAACGCTCGACCGGGTCATCACCGGCATGGACGGCGTGGTGGGCAACCTGTCCGGCCAGAACGACAACTTCGAGCGCACCATCACGGCTGCCCGGAATGCGGTGGCGGCCTTCGACAATCGCCGTGAACCTCTGGTGTCGTCTCTGGGCTCGATGACGGCCGTGGCGGGCAATCTGTCTCGGATCGCGCAGGATGTGCAACCGACGATCCGGGACATGCTCAACCGCGAGCCCGGCTACACCCGCCACATGCTCGACATCGAACCGCAGATCGCCTACACGGGGCTCAACACACCGCTGCTGTTGAAGGGATTGTCGCGGGTTTTCGGGGAAGGCGCCTACATGAACGCCTACGCGTGTGACGTCAACGCCTACGGGTTCTTCCCCGGGCTCAACGACATCGTGCCGATCGTCGTCGATGCCGCGACGCCAGGCGGTACCGCCAAGCACACCCCCAAGTGCAGGAGCATGGCCAATGGCTGA